Proteins encoded by one window of Shewanella avicenniae:
- a CDS encoding alkaline phosphatase: MKTLPHVLAALTAAVATALVSQTANAAVLPDYQTQSGWFTAGADAVAAKVAQVRNTAGAKNVILFVGDGMGVSTLTAARIYQGQAAGNTGEENRLSFETFPYSALAKTYSVNQQTPDSAPTMTAMITGVKTEDGMLSVSADSIRGNCLSSKGNELKTTLELAENLGKSTGIISTARLTHATPAATYAHSPERNWEADSDMTTEAINNGCHDIAYQMVMDAPGDGLEVALGGGRSYFLPNTVTDGEGSRGRRADGNDLTAKWSENFSNAAYVWNQEQFDAIDTANVDHLLGLFQGSHMQYEADRADDVGGEPSLAEMTSKAIDLLAKNDQGYFLMVEGGRIDHAHHAGNASRALQDTVALSDAVQAAMDKVDLSDTLIIVTADHSHTFTIAGYPARGNPILGLVHAPEDEAIAAAPTRAGDGMPYTTLGYANGPGAKNGARADLTAVDTTDVEFLQQAQVPMSSETHAAEDVAIYATGPGAYLFQGSVEQNVIFHVINQAAALGGTKY, translated from the coding sequence ATGAAAACCCTACCCCACGTTCTGGCTGCGCTGACTGCGGCTGTGGCGACCGCGTTGGTGAGTCAAACTGCCAATGCCGCTGTGTTACCCGATTATCAAACTCAAAGTGGCTGGTTCACCGCCGGTGCAGACGCCGTAGCCGCCAAAGTTGCCCAAGTGCGTAACACTGCTGGCGCCAAAAACGTCATCCTCTTCGTTGGCGATGGCATGGGCGTATCAACGCTGACCGCAGCACGTATTTATCAAGGTCAAGCCGCGGGCAATACCGGTGAAGAAAACCGCCTCAGCTTTGAAACCTTTCCCTATAGCGCATTGGCAAAAACCTATTCAGTTAACCAACAAACACCTGACTCAGCGCCAACCATGACGGCGATGATCACTGGGGTGAAAACCGAAGACGGTATGCTGTCTGTGTCAGCGGATTCGATTCGTGGCAACTGCTTGTCAAGCAAAGGCAACGAGCTGAAAACCACATTGGAACTGGCGGAAAATTTAGGTAAATCGACCGGTATCATCTCGACCGCGCGTTTGACTCATGCGACGCCAGCGGCAACGTACGCCCATTCGCCAGAACGTAACTGGGAAGCGGACAGCGACATGACTACAGAAGCCATCAACAACGGCTGTCACGACATTGCCTATCAGATGGTGATGGATGCCCCAGGTGATGGGTTAGAAGTCGCCCTTGGCGGTGGCCGTAGCTACTTCCTACCAAACACAGTGACCGATGGCGAAGGTTCACGTGGTCGTCGCGCTGACGGTAACGACCTGACGGCAAAGTGGAGCGAGAACTTCAGCAACGCTGCTTACGTGTGGAACCAAGAACAATTTGACGCCATCGATACAGCAAACGTTGATCACTTGCTGGGGCTGTTCCAAGGCTCTCACATGCAATATGAAGCCGATCGCGCGGATGACGTTGGCGGCGAGCCATCACTGGCTGAAATGACCAGCAAAGCTATCGACCTGCTGGCGAAGAACGATCAAGGTTATTTTCTAATGGTTGAAGGTGGCCGTATCGACCACGCCCATCACGCCGGTAACGCCTCTCGCGCCTTGCAAGACACGGTCGCTTTGTCTGATGCAGTACAAGCGGCCATGGACAAAGTCGACTTATCCGACACCCTAATCATAGTGACTGCAGACCACAGCCACACCTTCACTATTGCTGGCTACCCAGCGCGCGGTAACCCAATCCTTGGTTTGGTCCATGCCCCAGAAGATGAAGCAATCGCCGCTGCACCTACACGCGCTGGCGATGGCATGCCATACACCACTTTAGGTTATGCCAACGGCCCTGGCGCTAAAAACGGTGCCCGTGCGGATTTAACCGCGGTTGACACCACAGATGTGGAATTCCTGCAACAAGCTCAAGTGCCAATGAGCAGCGAAACCCACGCCGCTGAAGATGTTGCCATCTATGCCACTGGCCCAGGCGCGTATCTGTTCCAAGGTTCAGTAGAACAGAACGTTATTTTCCACGTGATCAACCAGGCTGCGGCACTGGGTGGCACCAAGTACTGA